The following are encoded in a window of Amycolatopsis lexingtonensis genomic DNA:
- a CDS encoding NAD(P)H-dependent oxidoreductase — protein sequence MIEIGIVLGSTRNGRVGDQVARWVHERASRRAGARFTLIDLRDHPLPHLEEPPGFSGQYQDERTRAWAATVAACDGFVFVTPEYNHSVPGVLKNAMDHVHVEWNTKAAGFVSYGGVGGARSVEQLRLVCGALQLADVAPQVTLPLATEFADRATFAPGEYQLAALDAVLDHVVAWSTALAPLRHGDAEAAIRGRIDAIVEGLRTKDVDALRRSYAPDVVSFDVEPPLQHVGVDAKLKNWAKVFTIFEKVDYELRDLTVTVSGDLAVGHGFGRVSGTLKNGVVTDGMWVRATFVFRDTGDGWVIVHDQASVPFDVATGQGRADLEP from the coding sequence ATGATCGAGATCGGAATCGTGCTGGGCAGCACCCGCAACGGCCGCGTGGGGGACCAGGTGGCCCGGTGGGTCCACGAGCGGGCGAGCCGGCGCGCCGGCGCCCGGTTCACGCTGATCGACCTGCGCGACCACCCGCTGCCCCACCTCGAGGAGCCACCCGGGTTTTCGGGGCAGTACCAGGACGAACGCACGCGAGCTTGGGCCGCGACCGTCGCCGCGTGCGACGGGTTCGTGTTCGTCACGCCGGAGTACAACCACTCCGTGCCCGGCGTGCTCAAGAACGCCATGGACCACGTGCACGTCGAGTGGAACACCAAGGCCGCCGGCTTCGTCTCCTACGGCGGCGTCGGCGGCGCCCGCTCGGTCGAGCAGCTGCGGCTGGTCTGCGGCGCCCTGCAGCTGGCGGACGTGGCCCCGCAGGTCACGCTGCCGCTGGCGACCGAGTTCGCAGACCGGGCCACCTTCGCGCCCGGCGAGTACCAGCTCGCCGCGCTGGACGCGGTGCTCGACCACGTCGTCGCCTGGAGCACCGCGCTCGCGCCGCTGCGGCACGGGGACGCCGAAGCCGCGATCCGCGGCCGGATCGACGCGATCGTCGAGGGGCTCCGCACCAAGGACGTCGACGCGCTTCGACGGAGCTACGCCCCGGACGTCGTGTCCTTCGACGTCGAGCCGCCGCTGCAGCACGTCGGCGTCGACGCGAAGCTGAAGAACTGGGCGAAGGTGTTCACGATCTTCGAAAAGGTGGACTACGAGCTGCGCGACCTGACCGTCACGGTGAGCGGCGACCTCGCCGTCGGGCACGGTTTCGGCCGGGTCAGCGGGACGCTGAAGAACGGCGTCGTGACCGACGGCATGTGGGTCCGGGCCACGTTCGTCTTCCGGGACACCGGCGACGGCTGGGTGATCGTGCACGACCAGGCGTCCGTGCCGTTCGACGTGGCGACCGGGCAGGGCCGGGCCGACCTGGAACCCTGA
- a CDS encoding helix-turn-helix domain-containing protein, protein MAEAPEPELLRDPESYARLLEHVREAVLQGVPGPRPPRSVVSDSWNRSLAARVDPDQGEAPFVYDTGDLAALREAHPLAPVLPVLRQMLVSIADDAEHVMIVTDADGLILWREGAAGQLLRGDRVGLTEGTRWSEAAIGTNAMGTALATGDPVQIYSAEHLVRRYHAWTCAAAPVRDPETGVLLGSIDVSGPLRTVHPAMLSLVTATAQLAEGQLRAQLAVRDEQLRRANMPHLDALRGRPGALLSAGGRVLAAQACLLPSTVDVRRGGGTVNLPDGRIATVEPLAEGYLLRLSSPGGGGPRPRLSLEYLADGAFSTTVDGREVPLTLRHAEILTLLTLHPNGLSAERLALQLYGESGNPVTVRAEIHRLRSQLGAAVVQTRPYRLAADVDADFTRARTALRTGSPADVLRAFRGPLLPDSEAPAIREERETLTAQVRQVALNSGDPGVLWSFWETACGVDDFAVLDALLKTLPAADPRRAAVTAHRARLA, encoded by the coding sequence GTGGCAGAGGCGCCCGAACCGGAGCTGCTGCGCGACCCCGAGTCGTACGCGCGGCTACTGGAGCACGTCCGCGAGGCGGTGCTCCAGGGCGTTCCCGGGCCGCGGCCGCCACGCTCCGTCGTCTCCGACTCCTGGAACCGCTCGCTCGCCGCCCGGGTCGACCCGGACCAGGGCGAGGCGCCGTTCGTCTACGACACCGGCGACCTCGCCGCGCTCCGCGAAGCCCACCCGCTGGCACCCGTGCTGCCGGTGCTGCGGCAGATGCTGGTGAGCATCGCCGACGACGCCGAGCACGTGATGATCGTGACCGACGCGGACGGCCTGATCCTGTGGCGCGAGGGCGCGGCGGGCCAGCTGCTGCGCGGCGACCGCGTGGGCCTCACCGAAGGCACCCGTTGGAGCGAAGCCGCGATCGGCACGAACGCCATGGGCACGGCGCTGGCGACCGGCGACCCGGTCCAGATCTACTCGGCCGAGCACCTGGTCCGCCGCTACCACGCGTGGACGTGCGCGGCGGCGCCGGTGCGCGACCCCGAGACCGGCGTGCTGCTCGGCTCGATCGACGTCAGCGGGCCGCTGCGCACCGTGCACCCGGCGATGCTTTCGCTGGTCACGGCGACGGCGCAGCTCGCGGAAGGCCAGCTGCGGGCCCAGCTCGCGGTCCGCGACGAGCAGCTGCGGCGGGCGAACATGCCGCACCTGGACGCGTTGCGCGGCCGCCCCGGCGCGCTGCTTTCGGCAGGTGGCCGGGTGCTCGCCGCGCAGGCGTGCCTGCTGCCGTCCACAGTGGACGTCCGGCGCGGCGGCGGCACGGTGAACCTGCCCGACGGCCGCATCGCCACGGTGGAGCCGCTGGCCGAGGGCTACCTGCTGCGGCTGTCGTCGCCCGGTGGCGGCGGGCCGCGTCCGCGGCTGTCGCTGGAGTACCTCGCGGACGGCGCGTTCTCGACCACTGTGGACGGTCGCGAAGTCCCGCTCACGTTGCGGCACGCGGAGATCCTGACCCTGCTGACGCTGCACCCGAACGGCCTCTCGGCGGAACGGCTGGCGCTGCAGCTCTACGGCGAGTCGGGCAACCCGGTGACGGTCCGCGCGGAGATCCACCGCCTGCGCTCCCAGCTGGGCGCGGCGGTGGTGCAGACGCGCCCGTACCGGCTGGCGGCGGACGTCGACGCGGACTTCACCCGCGCCCGAACGGCGTTGCGCACCGGCTCGCCCGCCGACGTCCTGCGTGCCTTCCGCGGCCCGCTGCTGCCGGACTCGGAGGCGCCGGCGATCCGCGAGGAGCGTGAGACGCTCACCGCGCAGGTCCGCCAGGTGGCGCTGAACAGCGGCGACCCGGGCGTGCTGTGGTCGTTCTGGGAAACCGCGTGCGGGGTGGACGACTTCGCGGTGCTCGACGCGCTGCTGAAGACGCTCCCCGCGGCCGATCCGCGGCGGGCCGCCGTGACGGCCCACCGCGCCCGGCTCGCCTGA